In one window of Brassica rapa cultivar Chiifu-401-42 chromosome A07, CAAS_Brap_v3.01, whole genome shotgun sequence DNA:
- the LOC108868799 gene encoding beta-galactosidase 15-like, giving the protein MLRGEKVDDDVSLLARVYATIVSHDGRAITIDGHRRVLLSGSIHYPRSTPEMWPNLIKKGKEGGLDAIETYVFWNAHEPTRRQYDFSGKLDLIRFLKTIQDEGLYGVLRIGPYACAEWNYGGFPVWLRNMPGMVFRTTNKAFMDEMQNFTTMIVDMVKKENLFASQGGPIILAQIENEYGNVMGPYGESGKEYIKWCANMAQSLDVGVPWIMCQRNDAPRPMVIKSM; this is encoded by the exons TGTCTATGCCACAATCGTTTCTCATGATGGCCGAGCCATTACCATTGATGGCCATCGCCGAGTTCTCCTTTCTGGTTCAATCCATTATCCTAGAAGCACTCCTGAG ATGTGGCCGAATCTTATAAAAAAAGGTAAAGAAGGAGGTCTTGATGCGATCGAAACATATGTCTTCTGGAATGCGCATGAGCCTACTCGCCGTCAATATGACTTTTCTGGAAAGTTAGATCTTATACGATTCCTGAAAACCATTCAAGATGAAGGATTGTATGGTGTTCTTCGCATAGGACCGTATGCATGTGCTGAGTGGAATTATGG AGGATTCCCAGTGTGGCTGCGCAACATGCCTGGAATGGTGTTTAGAACTACAAATAAAGCATTTATG GATGAGATGCAAAACTTCACAACTATGATAGTAgacatggtcaagaaagaaaatTTATTTGCATCACAAGGAGGCCCAATAATTCTTGCTCAG ATAGAAAATGAGTATGGAAATGTAATGGGACCCTATGGAGAATCAGGTAAAGAATACATTAAGTGGTGTGCAAACATGGCTCAGTCTCTTGATGTTGGTGTTCCATGGATAATGTGTCAACGAAATGATGCTCCTCGGCCTATGGTAATAAAATCAATGTAG
- the LOC103829921 gene encoding uncharacterized protein LOC103829921 — protein MNKRKNWKLVPVNGMTQKKMKPRASGTNLALFKRDIDELIDEFVESDLTTFGDMKRVWLSRKFSYIYEAFPNTNLAFFIQSLYAHTIGHMVSIDSFSRRLGGLYCLYCLHDIQPFKPKFRIYISLQELGKFRDLIVEAKEKGVEIATAVGKQMLDKNVFIFGAVDFDETSTTEKLHQSIELQNRLVRCAYKKLTSETEIDKFIHLDMGKEVDLSSIHKQSIEYAEAKKRAVKSAGEIVEIGDIKHIAEEKELMGDKVEKLKEEWDSQKLSFCERTKFDGLDTTQKLLKDVEHDDDGDEDEDDGFGELDRLLSDS, from the exons ATGAACAAGAGGAAAAACTGGAAGCTTGTTCCCGTTAATGGAATGACGCAAAAGAAGATGAAGCCGCGTGCTTCAG GGACGAATCTTGCTCTGTTCAAGAGAGACATCGATGAACTCATAGATGAGTTTGTGGAG AGTGATTTGACAACGTTTGGTGATATGAAGAGGGTGTGGCTATCTCGAAAGTTTTCTTACATATATGAAGCCTTCCCTAACACCAACTTAGCATTTTTCATCCAGTCACTATATGCTCATACCATTG GTCACATGGTTAGCATTGATTCTTTTTCACGGAGGCTTGGAGGTCTTTACTGTCTCTATTGCCTTCATGACATCCAGCCTTTTAAACCCAAGTTCCGGATTTATATCTCACTTC AGGAGCTTGGGAAATTTAGGGATCTTATAGTGGAGGCAAAAGAGAAAGGTGTAGAGATAGCTACTGCTGTGGGGAAACAAATGCTTGATAAAAACGTGTTTATATTTGGAGCTGTGGACTTTGATGAAACGTCTACAACCGAGAAACTTCATCAATCGATTGAGCTACAGAACAGACTTGTGCGGTGTGCTTACAAAAA GTTAACCTCTGAAACCGAGATTGACAAGTTTATTCATTTGGATATG GGTAAAGAAGTTGATTTGAGCTCCATACATAAACAGTCTATAGAGTATGCAGAAGCCAAGAAGCGCGCAGTGAAAA GTGCAGGAGAGATAGTGGAGATTGGGGACATAAAGCACATAGCGGAAGAGAAAGAGTTGATGGGAGATAAGGTTGAGAAACTGAAAGAGGAATGGGATTCACAAAAACTTTCATTTTGTGAAAGAACCAAGTTTGACGGTCTTGATACGACACAGAAACTTCTGAAAGATGTTGAACATGATGATGAtggagatgaagatgaagatgatgggTTTGGTGAGCTTGACCGCTTACTTTCCGACAGCTGA
- the LOC103829923 gene encoding beta-galactosidase 15-like, with translation MAFTVTILYQTIPTLLRCGLRIGPDGLSNEVYHGGTNFNRTAGGPYITTSYDYDAPLDEYGNLNQPKYGHLKQLHDVLHSMERALTYGNISTIDFGNYASITTQTSMMVKKSNEAENIPSTLKWSWRPENMDNFLLKGKGESTQTQLFDQKVVTNDQSDYLWYMTTVKFKKRDLFLGKSMSLRINSTAHVLHVFVNGKHIGNQHAENGKFNYVFEKDVKFKSGRNVIALLSITVGLANYGAFFENKPAGITGPIFITGINGDETIVKDLSAHKWSYKTGLNRFENQLFRTESMFKWSVESVPFNRTMTWYKATFKSPFGNDPVVVDLMGLGKGAYHAEKCLTNCGEPTQRWYHVPRSFLNAEGDNTLVLFEEMGGNPSLVNFQTTRVGSVCANVYEKTIIELSCDRKSIFVIKFASFGNPYGNCGSFEKGSCESSNNAVDILTQKCIGKEKCSIEISKEKFGAPDCGGAPRRLAVEAIC, from the exons ATGGCTTTTACTGTGACAATTTTGTACCAAACAATCCCAACACTCCTAAGATGTGGACTGAGAATTGGACCGGAtg GTTTAAGCAATGAGGTG TACCACGGAGGCACCAACTTTAACAGAACCGCAGGTGGTCCGTACATCACAACTTCATATGATTATGATGCTCCCCTTGACGAATATg GTAATTTGAATCAACCAAAATACGGGCATTTGAAACAACTTCATGATGTTCTTCACTCTATGGAAAGAGCTCTCACATACGGAAACATCTCCACCATTGATTTTGGAAACTATGCATcg attaccACTCAGACTTCAATGATGGTTAAGAAATCAAATGAAGCTGAAAATATCCCTTCAACTCTGAAATGGTCATGGAGACCAGAGAACATGGACAATTTCCttttaaaaggaaaaggagAATCTACACAGACACAACTATTTGATCAGAAAGTAGTAACCAATGATCAAAGTGATTATCTATGGTACATGACTACCGTTAAGTTTAAAAAACGAGATCTATTTTTGGGTAAAAGTATGTCTCTTCGCATCAACAGTACTGCTCATGTCCTTCACGTTTTTGTCAATGGAAAACATATTG GTAATCAACACGCTGAGAATGGAAAATTTAACTATGTATTTGAGAAAGATGTGAAGTTTAAGTCTGGTCGTAATGTGATTGCTCTTCTTAGCATAACTGTGGGACTTGCG aattatggtgctttctttgAAAATAAGCCGGCTGGAATCACTGGACCCATTTTTATTACTGGAATAAATGGTGATGAAACCATAGTTAAAGACTTATCTGCTCATAAATGGAGCTATAAAACTGGTTTAAATAGGTTTGAGAACCAACTCTTTAGAACGGAATCAATGTTTAAATGGTCAGTTGAAAGTGTACCATTTAACCGAACCATGACTTGGTATAAG GCTACATTCAAGTCTCCCTTTGGAAATGATCCGGTTGTTGTCGATCTTATGGGACTTGGGAAAG GTGCTTATCATGCTGAAAAATGTCTCACCAATTGTGGAGAACCCACACAAAGATG GTACCATGTTCCTCGTTCTTTCTTGAATGCAGAAGGAGATAACACACTAGTTTTGTTTGAGGAGATGGGAGGAAACCCATCGCTTGTCAATTTCCAAACTACCAGAGTGGGAAGTGTATGTGCTAACGTCTACGAGAAAACAATTATTGAGCTTTCATGCGATAGAAAATCCATTTTTGTCATCAAATTTGCATCTTTTGGTAACCCATATGGCAATTGTGGATCTTTTGAAAAAGGATCTTGTGAATCAAGTAACAACGCGGTTGATATTCTCACACAAAAATGCATTGGAAAAGAGAAATGTTCCATTGAGATCTCTAAGGAAAAGTTTGGAGCACCAGATTGCGGTGGTGCTCCTAGAAGGCTCGCTGTCGAAGCTATATGCTAA